In a single window of the Pontibacter russatus genome:
- a CDS encoding peptide-methionine (R)-S-oxide reductase translates to MGIGHKFAAKQLSDGTQFIYSCAVCSSPLFPAAEEFDAGCGFPSFWNHVADHVRQQTLRTYGRTREQLVCSRCGAHLGHLFAHPNTPTKVRYCISKKAIVKAGGA, encoded by the coding sequence ATGGGCATCGGGCACAAATTTGCGGCGAAACAATTGAGTGACGGGACACAGTTTATATATAGCTGCGCTGTCTGCAGCAGCCCCCTTTTCCCGGCAGCGGAGGAGTTTGACGCGGGCTGCGGCTTTCCGAGTTTCTGGAACCATGTAGCGGACCACGTGCGGCAGCAAACCCTGCGCACCTACGGCCGGACGCGCGAACAACTGGTCTGCAGCCGCTGCGGCGCACACCTGGGCCACCTCTTTGCCCACCCCAACACCCCAACCAAGGTCAGGTACTGCATCAGCAAGAAAGCCATCGTAAAAGCAGGAGGCGCATAG
- a CDS encoding DUF4268 domain-containing protein, which yields MYKKEQASQLRQAFWTTLGQYIAPHPGADGVKVNWLNYRTGQKHVYFRMQADNRKACVGIELAHPDPELQELYYDQFRELKGVLHDYLGEEWEWQLHTADENGKTISRIYKEIAPANVFNQDEWPRLISFFKPRIIALDEFWSNARYSFDSLW from the coding sequence ATGTACAAGAAAGAGCAAGCGTCGCAGCTGCGGCAGGCTTTCTGGACGACATTGGGGCAGTATATCGCCCCACACCCCGGCGCCGACGGCGTAAAAGTGAACTGGCTGAATTACAGGACAGGCCAGAAGCACGTCTATTTCAGGATGCAGGCGGACAACCGGAAAGCTTGCGTCGGCATCGAACTGGCGCATCCGGACCCGGAGTTGCAGGAGCTTTATTACGACCAGTTCCGGGAATTAAAGGGCGTGCTGCACGATTACCTGGGAGAGGAGTGGGAGTGGCAACTGCACACCGCCGACGAGAACGGGAAAACCATCAGCAGGATATACAAGGAGATCGCACCGGCCAACGTATTCAACCAGGACGAATGGCCCCGGCTTATATCCTTTTTCAAGCCACGCATCATCGCGTTAGACGAGTTCTGGAGCAACGCCAGGTACAGCTTCGACAGCCTGTGGTAA
- a CDS encoding DUF7009 family protein, with translation MKVRIAGNSIRFRLKQPEVAAFRQQGKLTEVTAFGPEPADQLRFVLEASSVPELTVHFEACTTTVRVPRELALQWTETELVGLTGKADTGKGSQVEVLVEKDFACLDAPEEDNVGTYPNPNAAC, from the coding sequence ATGAAAGTCAGAATCGCAGGGAACAGCATCCGCTTCAGGCTGAAGCAGCCGGAAGTAGCCGCTTTCCGACAGCAGGGCAAGCTGACAGAAGTGACGGCCTTCGGCCCGGAGCCCGCCGACCAGCTCCGCTTTGTACTGGAAGCGTCATCTGTCCCGGAGCTAACCGTTCACTTCGAAGCGTGTACCACCACCGTCCGGGTGCCGCGGGAGCTGGCGCTGCAGTGGACGGAAACGGAACTGGTGGGCTTGACTGGGAAGGCGGACACCGGGAAGGGCAGCCAGGTCGAGGTGCTGGTGGAGAAAGACTTTGCCTGCCTCGATGCGCCGGAAGAGGACAACGTTGGAACCTACCCAAACCCGAACGCTGCCTGCTGA
- a CDS encoding M48 family metalloprotease, translated as MRKITITGFITTILLLFNSCVTNPVTGERDLILMSEEQEKALGAQSDPAVVAQFGLYPDEKLQQFIKEKGQAMAAISHRPELNYTFRILDSPVINAFAVPGGYVYFTRGIMAHFNNEAQFAGVLGHEIGHIAARHSAQQQSKATLAQVGLIAGMIISPEFAQMGDAAAQGLGLLFLKFGRDDERESDRLGVEYSSKIGYDATEMADFFLTLQRTQEQSGAAIPSFLSTHPNPADRYETVNKLATEWKQKLSLTNAQVDRNSYLRLIDGIVYGEDPRQGFVENSTFYHPELKFKFPVPQGWKHMNSPQQFQMVAPDGKAMIALTLAPGETLEAAAQQLLQNYQLQPVESRSVTVNGLPALAIVADQQVQQQAQQQAQQPQLRTLIYLIQYGGNIYSMIGVSGINDFNNHAPVFTSTMQNFSVLNEPDKLNRKPARIKIETVSNSTSLLQIFQRNNVPEARVEELAILNGMQLKDRIEKGTMIKLLTQY; from the coding sequence ATGAGAAAAATCACCATCACAGGTTTTATAACCACCATCCTGCTTCTGTTCAACTCCTGCGTCACCAACCCGGTGACCGGCGAGCGCGACCTGATCCTGATGTCGGAGGAGCAGGAGAAAGCGCTGGGCGCGCAGTCAGACCCGGCAGTGGTCGCTCAGTTCGGGCTGTACCCGGACGAGAAGCTGCAACAGTTTATCAAGGAGAAAGGGCAGGCCATGGCGGCCATATCGCACCGCCCCGAGCTGAACTACACCTTCCGGATATTAGACTCTCCCGTGATTAACGCCTTTGCGGTGCCGGGGGGCTATGTGTACTTCACGCGCGGCATCATGGCGCACTTCAACAACGAGGCGCAGTTTGCGGGGGTGCTGGGGCACGAGATCGGGCATATAGCGGCGCGGCACTCGGCACAGCAGCAAAGCAAGGCCACCCTGGCGCAGGTGGGCCTGATTGCGGGTATGATTATATCCCCGGAGTTTGCGCAGATGGGCGATGCCGCCGCACAGGGGCTGGGCCTGCTCTTCCTTAAATTTGGCCGAGATGACGAGCGGGAATCGGACAGGCTTGGCGTGGAATACTCTTCCAAAATAGGATATGACGCCACGGAAATGGCTGACTTTTTTCTGACCCTGCAAAGAACCCAGGAGCAAAGCGGCGCGGCGATCCCCTCCTTCCTCTCCACGCACCCCAACCCGGCAGACCGCTATGAGACAGTGAACAAACTTGCCACCGAATGGAAACAGAAACTGAGCCTGACCAACGCGCAGGTAGACCGCAACAGTTACCTGCGGCTGATTGACGGGATAGTTTACGGTGAGGACCCGAGGCAGGGCTTTGTTGAGAACAGCACTTTCTACCATCCGGAGCTGAAGTTCAAATTCCCGGTACCACAGGGGTGGAAGCACATGAACTCCCCGCAGCAGTTCCAGATGGTGGCGCCTGACGGAAAAGCGATGATAGCGCTGACGCTGGCCCCGGGCGAGACGCTGGAGGCCGCCGCGCAGCAGTTGCTGCAGAATTACCAGTTACAGCCGGTGGAGTCCAGAAGCGTGACCGTGAACGGGCTGCCCGCCCTGGCCATCGTGGCCGACCAGCAGGTACAGCAGCAGGCACAACAACAGGCGCAGCAACCGCAGCTTCGCACCCTTATATACCTGATCCAGTATGGCGGCAACATCTACAGCATGATCGGCGTGTCCGGCATCAACGATTTCAACAATCATGCCCCGGTGTTCACCTCCACCATGCAGAACTTCAGCGTGCTGAACGAGCCTGACAAGCTGAACAGGAAGCCGGCGCGCATCAAGATCGAAACAGTGAGCAACTCCACTTCACTCCTGCAGATTTTCCAGCGGAACAATGTGCCCGAGGCGCGCGTGGAGGAACTGGCGATACTGAACGGCATGCAGCTGAAAGACCGCATCGAGAAGGGCACCATGATAAAACTGCTGACACAGTATTAG